GCATTCAGCCTTTCGTCTTCGCCAAATATGCCGACAAGGATTTCAGCGTCACCGGATCGCTGTCGCAGTTGCGCGGCACCTGGCACGATCCCGATTTCAGCAATGTGAAGACCTTGCTTTATGAAGGTCATCTGCATTGGCGCCGCGATGCGTTGACGCTGGATCTGACCGCATGGAAGCGCGCCAACGAGACCACGTTCCCGATTTCGCCGATCACCATCGATGCAGCCTATACCGGCAAGCTGTCATGGGCGGCCATGTCACAACTCACGCTGAGCGTGGCAGCCGGGTATGCGACGACACGCTATCTCGATTCCCCATTTAATGCGCAGACCGCAACGGTTGCGTTCGGCGGCTCCTACGATCTGGGCAATGATTATGCGCTGGGGCTCGACCTGACCTATGCGCGAGGCATTCTGATTTCCGGGGATAAGGCCGATGCGCTGATCCTGTCATCGTCGATCACGAAGAAATTCTCGCCGCTCGTAAAGGAGGTGGAAAAAGAGAAAACTCAAAACCGGAAAATATGAGTGCGGATGGGAAATTCCCATCCGCGTTATCGCAGGCTCGCGCTCAGTAACCGCAGCCGCAGCCCCCGCCATGGCCACCGCCGAGGATGCCGCCGCGGCCAAGCACGGCCCCGAGCACGCCACCCTTGCCGGTGGTGACGGAGGTATTGACGACGAGCGCGCTGCGCCCGTTCAGCAGGCCCAGGACGCCGCCTTTGCCGGTCAGCACGTTTGCGCCGATGCCGATGCCTCCACCCTTGGCGAAGCTCGGCGTTGTCGCGAGAGCGACTGCGGTGGCGGCGAGGATCAGGATATTCTTCATGACGTTTGCTCCACTGTTGATGTGCGCGGTCTGCACACGCAACGCACCGTGGAGAGATGAGGGAGCCTCGCCAATCGAAACAGAAAGCTAACCTTAAATTCTACGGGAAGAAGTGTAGGCCGTTCAGATTTGACGTCAGATCGTTACCACCTGCCGCGCTTGTATCGGGAACCCGTTTTGTTAACTCGCCTGACGATGCAAGGCGGTGACTTCGCGGTAGGCGTAGCGATCGCGGATTTCACGGTTGAAAAATCCGCCGCGTGATTCGGCATGGCTGAATGCGGAGAATTTCTCCGGCGGAACGTCGAAATAAACGTACTCACGGCCGGACACGAACGTAACCCACAAATCCCGATCGATCGGGTCGTACATGATGCGGCGGATGGCGGTCGAAGGCATGGCGCTCTCCTCTCGGAGAGATAACGCGCCGGATGCTGCGAAGTTCAAAACGGAAAGCTCAAAATAAGAGGCCCGGCGGGAGGGTCGGAGATCTCGCCGGGCCATGATCCTTCCGGGGACGCAGTTACATTCTCGGAAGGA
The nucleotide sequence above comes from [Pseudomonas] carboxydohydrogena. Encoded proteins:
- a CDS encoding KTSC domain-containing protein, whose product is MPSTAIRRIMYDPIDRDLWVTFVSGREYVYFDVPPEKFSAFSHAESRGGFFNREIRDRYAYREVTALHRQAS